Proteins encoded within one genomic window of Bombus terrestris chromosome 11, iyBomTerr1.2, whole genome shotgun sequence:
- the LOC100651412 gene encoding uncharacterized protein LOC100651412, whose protein sequence is MDLAETMKNIVAKGMQTEMGPPGGGSGYPGTPSSAGYVTEKMYMLLQAYLQNKGWNPSIELLQCFSEFKDASMIPSAAYLQMMASRIALDSQGRLVLRENGKIILPYEHFANAVMLKHMNGPHGLHLGLEGTVRAVMESYTIGRECFGMEKEFIIEVVQNCPNPACRYYKNQLELTQKMGHMAPTYIQENETTASLLRSSFPHNTDFQATLSSANPNTHMGGGSTADLAEMRGAGNQINLQRPPSRPSLNIPHRPVSQEKKVATGKQHYESLIPNIPMSDHKLTDFLRTNLDNLDNLSGLGLGNLQGIGNANKDLLALHNGAWPLENEKGSRASSNSEGGQEKIVRAFAEVMKNMARMKACVRPAMCKPYGKQSEALQKTLVDTIQLVQSLRSFLPPPHIPVSSWKNEDKHRLDHTGTPYLPSLKTGGLEELCEQRKLD, encoded by the exons ATGGACTTAGCAGAAACTATGAAAAACATTGTTGCCAAAGGTATGCAAACCGAAATGGGACCACCAGGTGGAGGATCTGGTTACCCTGGTACACCAAGTAGCGCTGGTTATGTTACTGAAAAGATGTATATGTTATTACAAGCCTATCTTCAAAACAAAGGTTGGAATCCAAGCATCGAACTGCTGCAATGTTTTTCTGAATTCAAGGATGCATCTATGATACCAAGTGCTGCCTATTTGCA GATGATGGCATCAAGAATAGCTTTGGACTCTCAGGGAAGGCTAGTGCTtagagaaaatggaaaaataatattgCCCTATGAACATTTTGCAAATGCTGTGATGTTAAAGCATATGAATGGTCCACATGGTTTACATTTGGGCTTAGAAGGGACAGTTAGAGCTGTTATGGAATCATACACTATCGGACGGGAATGTTTTGGTAtggaaaaagaatttataatagaGGTGGTACAAAACTGTCCAAATCCTGCTTGCCGTTATTACAAAAATCAACTCGAGTTAACTCAAAAAATGGGACATATGGCACCAACTTATATTCAAGAAAATGAAACAACAGCTTCTCTCTTACGTAGTAGTTTCCCTCATAACACAGATTTTCAAGCA acATTAAGCAGTGCTAATCCAAATACTCACATGGGAGGAGGATCAACAGCAGATTTGGCAGAAATGAGAGGTGCTGGGAACCAAATAAATCTTCAACGTCCTCCAAGCCGTCCATCATTAAATATTCCACATAGACCTGTGTCACAAGAAAAAAAAGTAGCCACTGGGAAACAGCATTATGAATCCTTAATACCTAATATTCCAATGTCTGATCATAAATTAACAGACTTCTTAAGAACGAATTTAGATAATTTGGACAATCTCAGTGGGCTTGGTTTGGGAAATTTACAAGGAATAGGAAATGCAAATAAGGATTTGTTAGCCTTACATAATGGAGCTTGGCCATTAGAAAATGAGAAAGGATCTCGGGCATCTTCAAATTCAGAAG gaGGACAAGAAAAAATAGTAAGGGCTTTTGCAGAAGTTATGAAGAACATGGCAAGGATGAAAGCTTGTGTACGTCCTGCGATGTGCAAGCCATATGGAAAACAATCAGAAGCTTTgcaaaaaa CGCTGGTGGATACAATACAGCTTGTACAGTCGCTAAGGAGTTTCCTGCCACCTCCACATATTCCTGTCTCAAGCTGGAAAAATGAAGATAAACATCGATTAGATCATACGGGTACTCCCTATCTCCCATCATT AAAGACTGGAGGTTTAGAAGAGTTATGCGAACAACGCAAGCTAGACTAA
- the LOC100652048 gene encoding Golgi to ER traffic protein 4 homolog — protein MASRYNHAIQRVLAKLEASINSENYYEAHQMYRTLYFRYLGQKKYSELLELLYNGSTLLLQHEQHASGADLGILFVNVLTQSGIEPSQDYFEKITNLFSIMSPLSPERDVFVQSALRWSIKGTEYKTGHPDLHQKIAQVFWREKNYIMARQHFIYSRDGSGCAAMLVELHEQRGYKNEIDLFIAQAVLQYLCLQNKTTAQEVFNSYTSQHPKINSGPPYLLPLLNFLFFLLKTVDSGKLAVFTVLCEQYRISLNRDPCYRQYLDKIGQLFFNVPSPRPRNQGLFGTLLQSFFNGLEDEGSDDEQRNTASTSQTAQELD, from the exons ATGGCCTCGCGGTATAATCACGCTATTCAGCGAGTTTTAGCAAAATTAGAAGCATCCATAAATTCGGAAAATTATTATGAAGCTCATCAAATGTATAGAACTTTATACTTCAG ATATCTTGGGCAGAAAAAGTATTCGGAACTTTTGGAATTACTATACAATGGTTCTACTCTTTTATTACAACACGAGCAA CATGCAAGTGGAGCTGACTTAGGAATCTTATTTGTAAATGTTTTAACACAATCAGGAATAGAACCTTCTCAAGATTATTTCGAAAAAATTACAAACTTGTTCAGTATAATGAGTCCTTTATCACCTGAAAGAGATGTATTTGTACAATCTGCACTTCGATGGAGTATAAAAGGTACAGAATATAAAACGGGTCATCCAGATTTGCATCAGAAAATAGCACAAGTATTTTGGAGAG aaaaaaattatataatggcaaggcaacattttatatatagtaGAGATGGTTCTGGATGTGCTGCGATGCTTGTCGAGCTCCATGAGCAACGTGGttacaaaaatgaaatagatCTTTTTATAGCTCAGGCAGTTTTGCA ATACCtttgtttacaaaataaaactACTGCACAAGAAGTTTTCAATTCTTATACATCACAGCATCCAAAAATAAACAGTGGTCCACCATATCTTCTTCCTTtactgaattttttattttttttattaaaaacagtTGACAG tgGTAAACTCGCTGTGTTCACAGTACTTTGTGAACAATATCGAATATCTTTAAACAGAGATCCATGTTATCGACAGTACTTAGATAAAATAGggcaattattttttaacgttcCATCCCCACGTCCCCGCAATCAAGGATTATTTGGTACACTTTTACAATCATTTTTTAATGGTCTTGAAGATGAAGGTTCAGATGATGAACAAAGAAACACAGCTTCAACTTCACAAACAGCACAAGAGCTTGACTGA
- the LOC100651292 gene encoding serine hydroxymethyltransferase has product MNWANLNRYGFRLADNLLISRTQHIKDRVLQGLSEVFQDSNPNVHFSTTCRTLKLHMPEIIYKNVWETDPELFELMKKERKRQESGLEMIASENFTSLSVLQCLSSCLHNKYSEGLPGQRYYGGNEYIDEIELLAQKRALEAFDLNPEEWGCNVQPYSGSPANFAVYTGLIEPHGRIMGLDLPDGGHLTHGFFSATKKVSATSIFFESMPYKVSLDTGLIDYDKLAQQASLFKPKIIIAGVSCYSRCLNYKRFREIADENNAYLFSDMAHVSGLVAAKLIPSPFEYSDVVSTTTHKTLRGPRAGVIFFRKGVRKIGKDGQQIMYDLEDKINQAVFPGLQGGPHNHAIAGIATTMKQVKSPEFLQYQKQIIANAKRLCSRLQEHDYKISTGGTDVHMFLVDLRNKGITGAKAEKILESISIACNKNTVPGDKSALNCSGIRLGTPALTTRGLVEKDIDKVVDFIHRGLLLAKEVSNISGPKLIDYKRVLNTDVNIKAKVTALREEVETFSRQFPIPGFEEY; this is encoded by the exons ATGAATTGGGCAAATTTAAATCGGTACGGTTTTCGATTGGCTGACAATCTGTTAATCAGCCGTACGCAGCATATAAAAGATCGTGTTCTTCAAGGACTATCAGAAGTCTTCCAAGATTCAAATCCTAACGTGCATTTTTCAACCACGTGTCGTACACTTAAACTC caCATGCctgaaataatttataagaatgtCTGGGAAACAGATCCAGAACTTTTTGAAttaatgaaaaaggaaagaaagaggcaAGAGTCTGGTCTTGAAATGATTGCTAGTGAAAATTTTACATCTCTCAGTGTTTTGCAATGTTTAAGTTCTTGTCTTCACAATAAATATAGTGAAGGCCTTCCTGGTCAGAG atattatGGAGGAAATGAATACATTGATGAAATTGAATTGTTGGCACAAAAACGTGCTTTGGAAGCATTTGATTTAAATCCTGAAGAATGGGGTTGTAATGTGCAACCATATTCAGGAAGCCCAGCTAATTTTGCTGTCTACACAGGTTTAATTGAGCCTCATGGTCGTATAATGGGTTTAGATCTTCCTGATGGAGGACATCTTACACATG GTTTTTTTTCTGCAACTAAAAAGGTTTCTGCAACATCAATATTTTTTGAATCAATGCCATACAAAGTTAGTCTTGATACTGGTTTGATTGACTATGATAAGTTAGCTCAGCAAGCAAGTTTATTTAAGCCTAAAATTATAATAGCAGGTGTTTCCTGTTATAGTAGATGCTTAAACTACAAGCGATTCAGGGAAATAGCAGATGAGAATAATGCTTATCTATTTAGTGACATGGCTCATGTATCAGGATTAGTCGCAGCTAAATTAATTCCTAGTCCATTCGAATATAGTGATGTTGTATCTACTACAACTCATAAGACTTTAAG AGGACCTCGTGCTggtgttatattttttcgtaaAGGAgtcagaaaaattggaaaagatGGTCAACAAATTATGTACGATTTGGAAGATAAAATTAATCAGGCTGTATTCCCAGGACTACAAGGTGGACCTCACAATCATGCAATTGCAGGCATAGCTACAACAATGAAACAAGTTAAATCACCAGAATTTCTTCAGTATCAGAAACAAATTATAGCTAATGCTAAGAGACTATGTTCAAGACTTCAGGAGCATGACTATAAAATCAGTACAGGTGGAACTGATGTTCATATGTTTCTTGTAGATTTACGAAATAAAGGCATTACAGGAGCTAAAGCAGAAAAGATTTTGGAGAGTATCTCCATAGCTTGCAATAAAAACACAGTGCCTGGTGATAAAAGTGCATTGAATTGCAGTGGTATCAGACTTGGTACACCTGCATTAACCACTCGTGGTTTAGTTGAAAAAGATATTGATAAAGTTGTTGATTTTATACACAGAG GGCTATTACTTGCTAAGGAAGTGTCTAACATTTCTGGTCCTAAACTTATTGACTATAAAAGGGTATTAAATACCGATGTCAACATAAAGGCAAAGGTTACAGCTTTAAGAGAAGAAGTTGAAACATTTTCTAGGCAATTTCCTATTCCCGGTTTTGAAGAATATTGA